In Deltaproteobacteria bacterium, one genomic interval encodes:
- a CDS encoding enoyl-CoA hydratase/isomerase family protein has protein sequence MDGTRTIDVTADGSRGSIRLNRPEKLNPLGTTTLEELVAAARWLDDRPHVKVVVVGGNGRAFSAGADLAAFAGEGAATPAAGAGATTRSAGPREAADAGRRMADAIEAMRAVTIARLHGHCVGGGLVLAAACDLRIAAIGTRFSIPEVDLGIPLAWGGIPRLVREIGPALTKELVMTCRPFDADEARAAGFLNRVVPDADLDDAVEALASELTTKSALTLTATKRHTNAVTEGMVGTARAWNDADSLVTALHDPESREAALAYLARVRRR, from the coding sequence ATGGATGGCACCCGGACCATCGACGTGACAGCCGACGGTTCCCGTGGATCGATCCGGTTGAACCGGCCCGAGAAACTGAATCCGTTGGGCACCACGACGTTGGAGGAGTTGGTTGCCGCGGCCCGCTGGCTCGACGACCGGCCCCACGTGAAAGTGGTCGTCGTCGGCGGCAACGGCCGGGCGTTCTCCGCCGGCGCCGATCTGGCCGCATTCGCCGGTGAAGGCGCCGCCACTCCGGCCGCTGGCGCCGGCGCAACGACTCGAAGCGCCGGACCTCGCGAAGCCGCCGACGCCGGCCGCCGGATGGCCGACGCGATCGAGGCCATGCGTGCGGTGACGATCGCCCGCTTGCACGGCCACTGCGTCGGCGGCGGACTGGTCCTCGCCGCGGCGTGCGACCTCCGCATCGCGGCGATCGGAACCCGCTTCTCCATCCCCGAAGTGGACCTCGGCATCCCGCTCGCCTGGGGTGGCATCCCCAGGCTGGTCCGTGAGATCGGACCGGCGCTGACGAAGGAGCTGGTCATGACCTGCCGGCCCTTCGATGCCGACGAAGCCCGGGCCGCGGGATTCCTCAACCGGGTAGTCCCCGACGCCGACCTCGACGACGCCGTCGAGGCTTTGGCGTCGGAGCTGACGACCAAGTCGGCCCTGACCCTCACCGCGACCAAGCGCCACACGAACGCCGTGACCGAGGGCATGGTCGGCACGGCTCGCGCCTGGAACGACGCCGACAGTCTGGTGACGGCACTGCACGACCCGGAGTCCCGAGAGGCTGCATTGGCCTACCTGGCTCGCGTCCGGCGCCGCTGA